Genomic DNA from Niallia circulans:
TTTGTTGTCCATCCACACTTCAAAGGTTTTCCGATCCAGGATAACCTCACCAATTTGCAATTTTTGTGAGGCGACAATTTTATATCGTTTTAACAATGTTTTTACTCTTGCCGTTAGCTCAAGGGGATCAAATGGCTTCACTAAATAATCATCTGTCCCCAACTCAAAGCCCTTCACCTTTTGAGCGGTTTCGCCTTTTGCTGTCAGCATCAGGATTGGTAATTCCTCTGGATAATATTTGCGGATTTCCTTGCAGACAGCCCAGCCATCCAAATTTGGCATCATTATATCCAAAATCACTAAATCAACCTTTTCTGTATCAAGGAGTGTTAAAGCTTCCTTACCGTCAGAAGCACTGATAATCTCCCAGCCCTCCTTGCTAAGAAACACCTCTAATAATTCTCTTATATATGGGTCATCATCTACGACCATTATTCTTGTTAACATTCGAATACTCCCTTTTAATAGGATCTATCATCATACATTATCGATTTTTTTCTGAACGTGCAAACAGAATTGTACCAATTACAGAAAAAATCAGGATGAAGCAGACAATGACAATTAAGTCGAGTCCTGGATTAAACAACACAATTTCATTATAAACGGGATCACCCCAATAAAAAACAGCTCTAGCTAAATCAACACAGTAGGTCATTGGCATAAGATGTGCCAGAAAACCGAGTATGCCTGTTGAATGATTAACAGGTATCAATGCTCCAGATAAAAACATTTGCGGCATCGTTATAAGCATGGAGCCGATATCGGCTACTTTGCTGTCTGTGATAAAACTAATAAAGAAAATTCCTAGCGCTGCACCGACGAGACTGAAAAGGGGAGACAGCAACAATAGCCAAACAAAGGACATTCCTCCCAGTGGGATTTGCAGAACCAACGCAACTGCTATAATGCCAATTAACATTGCCATGCTTGAAAAGGCTGTACCAATCATTTTTCCTAATACAATTGAATATCTCGAAATGGGCGAAACGAACAGCTCTTGCGTGAAGTTAGAGCTTCTTTCCTCGACAAGCTGGCTCATTCCGCTAACGGATGCTTGAAACATTGAATTGACAATCATGCCAATCAGCATGAACTGCATAAAATTATAACCTACATTGCCGGCGAGATTTTGCGACATGCTGCCGCCGAGAATGCCAATAAAGATAATCGGAAACAAAATGCTTATCACGATATATACAGGATTGCGGATGACCCGGACGAGCTCCCTGCCAATAATAGCTGCAACAGCATTTACTTCTCTGCTAATTACCGACATATTGTTTGTCTCCTTCCTGAGTCTTTATTAAATCAACATATGCCTCTTCAAGTGAAGGCACTCTGATTTCCAGCTTTGTTAAAGGTATCTTAATTTGCTGCAACAGGCTATGTGGTGTTTTTTGATCGTAATAGACTTTAACACCATGCTCCCATTCTTCATAATCACAG
This window encodes:
- a CDS encoding ABC transporter permease, yielding MSVISREVNAVAAIIGRELVRVIRNPVYIVISILFPIIFIGILGGSMSQNLAGNVGYNFMQFMLIGMIVNSMFQASVSGMSQLVEERSSNFTQELFVSPISRYSIVLGKMIGTAFSSMAMLIGIIAVALVLQIPLGGMSFVWLLLLSPLFSLVGAALGIFFISFITDSKVADIGSMLITMPQMFLSGALIPVNHSTGILGFLAHLMPMTYCVDLARAVFYWGDPVYNEIVLFNPGLDLIVIVCFILIFSVIGTILFARSEKNR
- a CDS encoding response regulator transcription factor, yielding MLTRIMVVDDDPYIRELLEVFLSKEGWEIISASDGKEALTLLDTEKVDLVILDIMMPNLDGWAVCKEIRKYYPEELPILMLTAKGETAQKVKGFELGTDDYLVKPFDPLELTARVKTLLKRYKIVASQKLQIGEVILDRKTFEVWMDNKSCTLPLKEFELLFKLASQPGKTYSRDELIEDIWGFDYEGDERTVDVHIKRLRARFLDDKHKFKISTIRGLGYRLELI